The genomic interval TGCTCTTGTCCTTGATTTTCGGGACAACAGTCGTAGTTTTCTCTCACCTACCTTCACGGCTGtgacaattttcttttttgaaaagaGATAAGTGCATTTATCTATTCGTGCATTTTCAGAATGCAAGTTCTTGAATTCCCAGGATAAGTTCTGATTTACAGTTGAACATGAATTAAATTGACCTATTAAGTATCttatatatgattttgaagaAATATAACGAGGATTGATGGTGTTAAAGCATTGGCTTTTGGTATGTTAGTGTTTGCTAACATACCAAAAGAGAGATCCGTGAAAAGTCTGCTGAATCTGGCCCTGGTGGTCTAAATCTAGCCATAGTTACAGCCCCAGCAATCCAGACAATGGGAGAGCTTGACAAGTAAACTTATAGATTTAGTACCCCCCCCCTCCCTCTGCAGGTGCAGGATTGGCATCTGCTTTCAGTTTTAAAATGCTCTTTTGGCCCTCTAATCTATAGCAGTATAGCCTTACTGAATTCCCAAAAGCTTTAATACTACTTTAGTACTGCTTATCTCTTAAACTTTGGTGTGTAACTGTGTATGAGTGTAGCTCTTAGGTCTTAGCAATACCAGTGGTGTTTTCGTCGTTGTTGGTTGTGCTTAAACCTGGAGCCCTGCTACAGCTCCATATGAAAGTAGAGGATGAACTATTAACTGACAAAGAAATGAGAAACCTCTCTCATTTCTTGTTATTTAGAATAGTGTATGCTATTATGATACATTTTTAGAAATCTCAAGTAAATTTCGCCAACACATGATGTTTAGAATATGAACTGTATGTTCGTCAATAAACCTTGCAAGGAAAACTAGGATGAGTGTATAATGGAAACTTGCATATATTGTTCTTACTCAAATAGCAGCATATATATTAATCTCACTCACCTGTCAGTTACACAGGTGCAGCATGTTAATGGGAACTGCCGAGATGCCAAGGATAGCAGATATTAACACGTCTAACAGGAGTAACAGCAGACTACATATGAGGGTTATCAAAGCCAAGACCCAAAGGAGACGAAGATGAATATATAAGTACCGAGTATAAGGCAAACGACACCTATTTCGCAGATTAGTCTTCCAAGGGGGACTCCTGGAGAGCGCACAACCTCTACATTGGTAGCTTCCCCTTCGCAAATCTCACATATGTTGGATCCTTTTCTTTGAAACCAAATCTCTATACACGACCTGTGTGCTTTTTCAAGTCCACCTCGACAATGGCATCCCAAATCAATCAAAGCTTCATCTTTATCCTGCTGACACACTCTGCATTGTTCTTGAGCACTGAGGTATCTGGAGAGGTGCCCCTTAACCTCCTTCGAGGAATCGGCATGGAATGGAGCCGGTGGTTCCGTAACAACAACGACGTTCAGCAGCGGCGGTGCCACATCAGAATTGGGAACACGGTCAGCGGCATCTTCAGGCAGCTGCTGCTTCTCGAGGTCAGGAGGCTCGTCGCAAATTGAATGAACTGAAACACCACGAGCATAGATTGGCTTAGTTAACAAACACGGACAACATGAAGCATTCATATATCAATAACAACTATATAGTACTTGCAGCAGTATAGGATCACCTACCAGCTGAGGATGAGAATGCCACCATTATGGAATACTCAATTCTCGGTTTCTCttaattgtatatataatcctCTTCATAAAAGATTAATGTATTTTCTATTAGAACCTGAACTACAACATCCAAGCTTAATATACTTCCCATCGTATTGAGAGATCACGTCTGCAGTAACCAGGAATAGGATTCCTACTCATCTCAAACTACTTACACAAATGGCGGCAAATATGAATTACTCCAGTTGTAACAGGATCATATGAACTGTTTTACCGGAAGATAGGCTTCTTGTAAATAAATGTGAATGAAGAATAAGCTTTATTTGATCactagtaaaaaaaattattacaaCATGAAAATTTAATAGACTCGTGCCAATCAAACTTTTAGATCATGTTTTTGCTAGCATATATCAATTATTGTTCTTGATAAGTTATTAATAAGTCGCAATGAAAAGTATTTTTAGATAGTAATTGACGTAGTGGTATCACAGTAATTATCGGTAAAGAGCGAGGAGAATTAAGGCAACTGGTTCTCTATATATGTGGATGCCAACCCTTGAACCCTATCTCTCTCAGCTTTTGCTTCCTTCCGTCGAGGTCCAACTcccgactctctctctctctctctcttctctctccaaaaaaaaaagttttcaaATTCGGTTTTTTCAGCTAACGCTTTCCTTTGCAGACTTTCACTCCCAAACCCcccaaaaccctaaccctaattcAACCAATTCCACACTCCCCGCACAGGTAAAACTCTCTTTCTCCGATGTCGGATTCTTCAAATTTCGAAACCCTAACTTGCGGCTCAGCGATTCGCAACCCTAATTGGAGCTCTCTTACTCCAGCAGAGCCATGGGCGAGACAAGGGAGGACGTCTACGACGAGGAGCTCGTTGATTACGAAGAGGATGACGAGAAGGCCCCCGACTCCGCTGCCAAAGTCAATGGCGAATCCGCCAAGAAGTAAGTTCTCCGGATCCGAAGATCTTCGACTGTTTCCGGCTAATTTGACTTGTGAAGTGTGAATTTCGATCGAAATCTATGATTGTGTGAGTGATCTGGAGGTctgatttgtttgtttttggcGTTGTGCAGGGGATATGTTGGAATTCACAGCTCAGGATTCAGAGATTTCCTCCTAAAGCCGGAGCTTCTGCGCGCTATTGTCGACTCTGGATTTGAGCATCCTTCTGAAGGTTCGTATTTCGGTTGCAATTTGTTCAGTGATTGCTTTTGTTTCTACTCGGAGCCTTGTGTTTTCTCTTACATTACGTAATTTTTAATTCCAAGTTTATAGAAGTACATCGGTCCGGTATGCAGTTATTTAAGAATTTGAAGTTGCTGTTTAATTtaaatatctaatttgtttcttttactATCAGCTTTACCATTGATTTTGATTACTCTTTGGAAAGGGGTGTAGATTGAAATATTTGGAATGTAATTGACTTTTCCATGTGGTTATAGTTTGTGGATGTATTTTGAGTTCTCAATTTCATTCGGTCAATTTGATGATGTGTAGTTGTTCGTGAGTGCGTAATTTTTGATGTTTTCTTTTGTTCAGGTAATTTGTTCTTCTACCATAATCTTGAATTCAGAGTTTGGTAAAGACTCTCATAAAAGACTGGAGACATTTTGTTTTACTTACAATTGGTTCCTTGGATGCGGTTTTGTTTCGCTCTTCATCAGTACAACATGAATGCATCCCACAAGCTATTCTGGGAATGGATGTTATCTGCCAAGCTAAATCTGGGATGGGCAAAACAGCTGTCTTTGTCCTGTCTACTTTGCAACAGATTGACCCTGTGGCTGGTCAAGTTTCTGCTCTTATTCTCTGTCATACTAGGGAATTAGCTTACCAGGTATTGTTCAGATCCACCATTTTCTATCTGTTTACagcaaatttctaaatttttcttgaaaataaatgaaatctgATTGCTGTTATCTTTCTTGCCCTTAATGAATCTTTTATCTATGTTAAGTACTCACTTGTGCTCAACATTGTGTAGATTTGCCATGAGTTCGAGAGGTTCAGCACCTACTTGCCAGATCTCAAGGTTGCTGTCTTCTATGGTGGTGTCCCTATCAAGAATCACAAAGATTTGCTAAAAAATGAATGCCCCCACATTGTTGTTGGAACTCCTGGAAGAATACTAGCACTGGCAAGAGATAAAGACCTTTCTTTGAAGAATGTGAGGCATTTTATCCTCGACGAGTGTGACAAGATGCTTGAGTCACTTGGTATGGTTTTGCTCTATATATGTGTCCGGTATTGTCTCACTTCATggtttcatatttttctcataatttttgtgttttacAGACATGAGGAGAGATGTGCAAGAGATTTTCAAGATGACGCCCCATGACAAGCAAGTAATGATGTTCTCTGCAACACTCAGCAAAGAGATCCGACCGGTTTGCAAGAAATTTATGCAAGATGTAATGTCCCATGGCCAGTACTACTTCAATTTTGAAGTCTCTTTTTCCATAATCCCACTTTCTCCAAGAGTTTTCTAATTACATAGTATGCGGTGATCTCATGACGTGCTTGGTGATGGCATTGCGTTTGCACGATATCTTTATTCAGCCGTTGGAATATGCGGCTTGATAATGGTGTACAACTGGAGTGGAAAGATAAAAGTATGCCTTTGgtggggttttttttttttttgcttttttgtttttttttggggggggggggacagGACATTTGTGTCGGTTTAGTCTCTTTAGTACTGCATTAGTATCTTCGTATTCCTCTGGTATAGGATATTTCTGGATTGCTTCAATCGAGTGCATGAGGGAGTTGGAGATAGTGGGCTGGGTGTTGTAGGTGAAGTGctaatatattatattggGTGTCAATGGGTTGACAGTGGTTGCCGGGTGGTTTAGAACAGTTTCTTGGAGGAGACAAAAAGATGGACCAGCTTCATCCTTCATCCATCCAAGAGATGTGCATCCGTCATTCATTTCGTTCTGGATTCTATTAGCTTGAGGAAGGCCCCTAATATGATTTACTGTGACATTTGTTCCTTTCAGCCTATGGAAATATATGTTGACGACGAAGCCAAGTTGACTCTTCATGGTCTAGTACAGGTAATTTTTTTCGTAAATGTTTGTTTATTACATACTTGATCGTGAAAATGAGTCTTACATTCTTACATTTGTATCTGAAATTTCAGCACTACATCAAGTTAACTGAGGCAGAAAAAAACCGGAAGCTGAATGATCTCCTCGATGCCCTGGACTTCAACCAGGTTGTCATATTTGTCAAAAGTGTGAGCAGAGCTGCGGAGTTGAACAAGTTACTCTCAGAGTGTAATTTTCCCTCTATATGCATCCATTCTGGGATGAACCAAGAAGAAAGGTATGTGAAGTCATATCTGATGTGTCTATTCTTTTTCATATTGTGATTGCACATCCAGCATGGAATGTTTCTGAACATTAGAATGTGTGAATCATTTGTTTCAGACATTAATGCTACTGCATGCCTTTTTCAGGTTGAAACGCTACAAAGGATTCAAGGAGGGCCAGAACAGGATTCTCGTGGCTACTGATTTGGTTGGCAGAGGAATTGATATTGAACGTGTCAATATTGTTATCAATTATGACATGCCAGACTCTGCTGACACTTACTTGCACAGGGTATGTCAAGTTTGACATTTTCTACATCACAGTATTTCATGTtatgtaaattttttaaatgatattgctGTACTTATAGAGTGTAGTGTAGATGAATGTATTCATGCCTTGAGAGAGCTCACTAAATTCTTTCTTCACATCAAATATTGACAGGTTGGTAGAGCTGGTAGGTTTGGCACCAAAGGGCTGGCAATTACATTCGTATCATCTACTTCGGACTCTCAAGTCCTTAATGATGTATGCAATTTTGATTACCATTGAATCATTGATTGAATTGCTGTTTATCGCCGCAGTTGGTGGAGTTAATTTTGTCACTTCTTACAACTGCAGGTTCAGGAGAGGTTTGAGGTTGACATACAAGAGCTTCCTGAACAGATCGATACTGCCACATACAGTATGTTCCTTATCTCTTTTATTCTGTGTCATTGGGCTATGTGAAATGGTTCAACAAACTAGAGTAGTAGAAGGTGGTTAATTTTGGTACCTGTTTGTTTACTTCTTTCCATTTTGaataaggaaaaaagaaaaagaatatcaaTATACATGAAAGTTTTGTTTCAATTTACAGTTATCTTCACTGGGACTATATTTTCACTCTAACCTTTTGCATCTGGACCCATTGTACGACCTGTGGAATATTGGTTTTGAATGTGATTATCTCTTGCAAATTTTGAAGTCCTTGCCGATCTTGGAAcattttgtgacttttttgtGTGGAAATATTAGTTTTGAATGTGATTTTCTCTTACTGGCTTGTGTCCGTCAACTGTGAACAATACCATGTTGTAGTTTTATAGTAGAGAATGCTAACAGTAGTTCTTTTTTTTGCAGTGCCATCATAAATGTGTCTCAACAAAAATGCATGATGCATTCAAAATGTGGAGGCAGCTGCAGCAAATTCTGTTTCTCTGAGACCCATGTTTATCCTCCACAGAAGGAAGTAGACAGACATTACCATATTGTGGCTCCTACCCTTTATTAAGGCTTTTGAGTTGTAGCTGTGTTGAATTTTTTCAGAATCATTTGCAGTGTTATGTAACATTAACTAGTTTTGCTTATATGCACGGTTGCGAAACAACAGACGGATCTTCTTTGTTTGATTATACTCTGCTATTTATCATCTTGAAATTTGAAGGATAAGTTGGTGCGGGGAAATTTGTTTACctattttacttttctttaCAACCAAAATATAGATTAGCTGCTGGCCACTCGTGATCCTCCTTGATACTTATAATTTGAGCTGAGATCCTGGCTCTATATGCCTATGGCTCTCCTGAGAAAATATTTTACCAACGCCTGGTCGTGCGAGCTAGATTTTTCGTTCCATAACCGTGTTGCTTTCAAATTGTTTACAGGGGAAAGTGCGCCACCGTACCAGTATTGATAGTTTCTGACGTAAAACTTCCGCGAAATCTTATGGTGCTAAAATCCAAGCGGGTTCCCTTTTCCAAATCAatcttaatttgtttttcagtGAGACAGGAATTCCTTGCTGTCAAGGTTAAATTGTTCTTACAGCGCCGGGTTCCTATCCTTCACAGAAAAGGCCATTTTTTTCCTGCAGGGTTCTAATTTTTGTATTTAAAAACGAGTCTGCAACCATTTATTGGAATGAAGCAGAATATGATCCAAATGTATCAAGACTCTGATCTTGCGTGCGGAAAGTACAGATTAGTCTTTCATTTTTcctgttcttttcttttaatcaTCTTCTTTCCACTATAGAAAGCAAGTAAAACAGCAGAAGGCACAAATCATGCATTATTTATACCTCGTATCTATAAATCCTGACCATTTATCGTCATTAAGCAAAAGAAAATCCATAATACAGTTTTGCGAGGCTATATATAGGAAGATTAATTCATACTGTCTGAGTTGAGTAATCCTAATCAAAACTCGGTTGATATTCACCCATCAGCTGCATATTTATTTAGAATGGTGAGTCGATCATCAGTTACTATAGCTAGCTAGGACTACTATTAATGATCTTAACATTGTATAACTTGTGCAGGAGCTATCCTCATTTAcctttctgtttttggttattGCTTCATCATCTACTTTTGGCATTGGAGATGACCAAAATGGCACATTTGATGTGCTAGATTTTGGTGCGACTGGGAATGGCCTCGATGATGATTCCCGAGTAAAAATATTTTGACCATCTCTTGTCCATCTCTTTCTAGCTTCTAATTCTTGATAAAATTTACATACGCAGTATATTTGTGCCATGAAGTATCGAGTCCGGAAATAGTTTTTTAGTTACAATCAACATACTGGAGTCATTATAATGCTATATGTGTTTGCATGAAGGCTTTTCTAGAGGCTTGGCAAACTGCATGTGGTGCTTTTGGAGAAAGACAGACCCTAAACATCCCAATCGGGAGGATATTCAAGGTGAAACCAGTGCGATTCGACGGTCCTTGTATATCAAAAAATATTGTAATTCAGGTACGTTTATGGCTTTCAatctggttttttttttcccacaGAAATGGTCATGTTATATATGCCGATCGATTTggtttttgataaaatttagCCTATTATGTAAACTGTAATATTAATCAGTTCGACGGAAGGATTGAAGCTCCTTTAACGATTAGTGAGTGGACTGGATGCGAATCGGGAAGCTGGCTGGAGTTTCATAATGTGAAAGGTCTCACCATCACGGGAGCAGGAGTTATAGATGGCAAGGGTTCACTTTGGTGGAGTCACAAGCCTCAAATAACCAACTACACAAACGTAAGGCAATCAGTTATCGTATTAATACTTTAacgaaagaaataaaataccCTTATAACACATCTGAAGTTCTTCTTTTGTGCATGTGTATTTGCTTCTCGCATCCAGGGGACTCAAAATGAAGCACCTACGGTATGTAACTTTTCAGTATAATGTGTTCTTGAATTGCTTTCTTTCCCAATTTCATTGGTTAATTGGTAGAATCAAACACGAGAACATTTCCTCACAAGTTCAGCAGTGGATTAAGAAAAACTGAGAGATTCTCTGCTGAAAGACAAAGAATAGAGAATTAATGAATTCATAAGTAATGCCATGGCATAATACATTTTGAGAAATAAATAACACATCTGATGCAGGCTCTACGATTCCTATACTGTGACCAACTTGTCCTAAGTGGATTTACTTGTCTCAATAGCCCAAACAAGCATATTTCGATTCATGGTTCCAATGGTGTAGCCATCACAGGCATTCATGTAAATGCACCTCAAGATAGCCCCAACACTGATGGAATTGTTCTCTCTGGGTCTACTGGAGTAAATATATTCAACTCTGTCTTTAGAACTGGTAATCTAAAGTACTCTCCTGTTCTTAAGTCAGCTACaacttataaaaaaataaattggtTTGTTCTATTTTCATGCATGGATCTGATTGATTACTTGACTGTAACCGAATTCTGCAGGTGATGACTGCATTGCACTTAAAAGCGGCTGCTcttttgtaaatatatctCGCGTGGCATGCGGACCAGGTCATGGTATAAGGTATGTTCGTATGTATTTAAGTTGAAAGAATCTTGTATCTGTTAATACTGATGAAAATTAGTCGTATACAATGAAATGTGAAAGTGAAAATAGTTAGCATTTCTCTCTATATAAGCTATGAATCGAATGACACTTCTTCATATATGTGTTCATGCGTATGCCTCCAAGTGTGGGAAGTTTGGGAACCCATCCTGATGATAAAGTTGAAGAAGTGAACGTTAGGAACATTGTCGTTTACAAAAGTCAGAATGGTGCAAGAATCAAAACATTTGGGGTACTTAATACCCTCTTGCTAACAATCTATTATGTCAAGTAAGATCAGATGGATCAATGTATCATGTATGGCAgatatatttatttctttcatttgTTGTAATTGAAATATGCTGCAGGGAAGATCAAATGGGCATATTAGAGCGATTTCGTTCAACAATATCATACTTGTGCAGACTAGAAATCCGATCATTATCGACCAACACTACTACAGTGACCGGCATGGTAGTAACGGAGAAATAAAAGTGAGTGATATAACATTCAGTGGTTTCCGAGGAACTGCAGCTTCAAATGAAGCAATAATACTCAAGTGCTCTAACCTGAGGTGCACCAACATTGTAATGGATCATGTCAACATATCTTCAATGATTCCCGGAATGCGAACCTCCTCTTACTGTGAATTCGCCGATGGAAGATCAAGCTTTACTACTCCTGATGTTCCTTGCCTGCACAAGCACTGATGCAGATCTGTTATATACATGCTAGCTTCTTGTTAATATGGAGAATACATGATTGATATGCACATGTGCTATTAATTTGGCTGCTTCCATGTTTTGGTAGTGCATGGCATTGTTTTATTGTAAGTTGTAACCTTGTCCTCCCCTTTTTATTAATAAGTAAATATATTATAAGGCGAGACATGCAGAAGAAGAAATACCGTACTGATAGAACAAATGCTAACAGGGAAATTTGATGTgcttgtttgaaaaaaaatatctgaTGATACGATATTTTTGGATTCACTAATTACTCATGATCAGTCAGTTTGTTATCGTAGCTTAATTACTTTTTCTTCATAATTGAAAAATCCTACATTAAAGAAAAGATTGCATTTTTGAGCTGCGCcagttatatatttttgaatCCAGAAACCCACTGGATGTCATGCATGGATTCGATTTTCACTATAGAGAGATATCCTGGAGGGGGATAATGACTTTAAATCTGAAAGggagatactcaaaatgcacgTCCAGATTATATGATGTCATTATTACCTTCCCGGCTCTCCGTCCCTAAGGCAAATACCTCTAGGCAAACCAATCAAAACTTGTAAAACTTCATGTTTTCTAACATTGTCCTTTATTAAGGTGAAACGATGTGTGGTGTTCTTGATGATGTTTAGTTTGACGAGCTTAATATTATACAAGATGTGCTCAACCAAGAGATGTGTGCTACTTCTAATGTAGCTTACGGTATGTTCTGACATGATTACTTCTCATATACCCTATGAAACACGGACGCGCCATTTGGGTCGCGTCTCCGACACGGGCACGGACACGTTTggacacgcgaactgactTTGGACATGGCTCGGACACGATGCAATACGTAATAGACACGCGAGTATCTGAATCGGACATGCGAGTATTCGCATAGGACACGCGGACACACAACAACTCATGATTAAAgagaaagtgcttatggtgagattcaaacattggtcatccaaggcacccaacaacttctcaaccattccaacagattccgtttttgttatatttatgcacactttaatatatataaggagagaaactcgtgataaaaataagaatgtttgtggtgggattcaaaccttggttatccaaggtactaatcaagtccttagtcattccaacaagttatgtttacttcattttaatgcacactttgacatatatatatatctaaatactttcctataaaaaaattaaataaatatatatatatatatattaaaaataatatttaattaacgtgtccaccacgtgtccgtgtctaaaaaaaattctatatgccgtgtcgtatcaaatcgtgtccaatacggacactcgtatCCATGTATGTGCTACTTAACATATACCTAAACATCCATTTTAAGTTCTGAACCTGTCGCCACGTGGTGGAGCTACCGGCCCCTACAGAATTGTCTCTAGCTCTAAAGTGAGCACTCGAACATACCACGTGGCTGGTAGGCAAGAACCGTTAGATAGTTATCTCCTTTTAAACATAGCTTCTTGGTATACATTTAACGGTTCTTCTTTACCAACCACGTGGTTCGTTTGCCCAACACATGTATTATTCCTTAATTTAAGTATTAAAACACGAGAGTGTATTCCGTGTTTCAACGGTGTTTGAGCACCAACAACACGTGCTCAGACACGTGACTCTTTATAATTCTTCGTCAGCCACCGTAAACCTAGACCCGAACATCCCCCAACAGAACCCATGGCTTCAAACCCATCTTTGCTCCATCATCTTATCGCCAGTTCACCACCCACTCACTCCTTTCAAGCGACGACTGTTTGTGCTCCGGCAGAGAATATAGCAAAATCAATGCCCGAAATCTAGCcgagagaaaaagaaattcaCGACCTAAGTGCGGTGCTGGTAAAGcacaaaaagagaaaaatctaGATTAGAGCTCTGATTTGAGAAATTAAAGAGCAAAAAGATCCAGAATCCAAGAGGATAGTCAAGAGATTACCAAGAAGGATGGAAAAAGGTCGCCGGAATTTCATTTTGTCGCCGAGAATTTGGAATCTTCCAATCTGCATCTAAATAAGTTTTTCTGAAACTTGTTTAAATCATACATGTATGGCATGGGTTTTAAAgaggaaaaagagaagaattaAATTATTAACAAACTACTAAAAAGTACCAAACAAAAATTTAGTTTATAATAACTCACTAAAtttgataaaacaaataagaaccaaatgatggcaagttgtcacatgtcataaaatattttacttttttaccccTATTTGACCCATAGTGTTTGCTATTATCAATGGAGATGTTatatgctactgtcgattatgaaaactaactgctactatcgagttaaaaactagctgctactgtcgacttggaagacacCTGTTATTGTCGACTTGGAATGTATCTactactgtcgattataaatctagttgctactgtcgactgaaAAACTAATTGCTActgtggtttttggtgagtaaagtttgaaatttcaaaatttcttgaaacatatgcaaatgatacttaaatgaaagcccatgacataatgaataactttatatattggcacACCTCCAAATTACTGGTGGTTTGgccggaaaacttaaatttaccagaaaaaactaaaaaatgaggagagaaatttgttagatctaTGAGTGACATTTTGTATTTTTCACgaaaaataaaggtattttagatatttttgcattaattaattagtttttttatACTTATTTTTTAGGTTTGGACTTATGTCCTGATTTGtataagaa from Argentina anserina chromosome 2, drPotAnse1.1, whole genome shotgun sequence carries:
- the LOC126784215 gene encoding uncharacterized protein LOC126784215, whose protein sequence is MVAFSSSAVHSICDEPPDLEKQQLPEDAADRVPNSDVAPPLLNVVVVTEPPAPFHADSSKEVKGHLSRYLSAQEQCRVCQQDKDEALIDLGCHCRGGLEKAHRSCIEIWFQRKGSNICEICEGEATNVEVVRSPGVPLGRLICEIGVVCLILGTYIFIFVSFGSWL
- the LOC126783385 gene encoding DEAD-box ATP-dependent RNA helicase 15 isoform X1, giving the protein MGETREDVYDEELVDYEEDDEKAPDSAAKVNGESAKKGYVGIHSSGFRDFLLKPELLRAIVDSGFEHPSEVQHECIPQAILGMDVICQAKSGMGKTAVFVLSTLQQIDPVAGQVSALILCHTRELAYQICHEFERFSTYLPDLKVAVFYGGVPIKNHKDLLKNECPHIVVGTPGRILALARDKDLSLKNVRHFILDECDKMLESLDMRRDVQEIFKMTPHDKQVMMFSATLSKEIRPVCKKFMQDPMEIYVDDEAKLTLHGLVQHYIKLTEAEKNRKLNDLLDALDFNQVVIFVKSVSRAAELNKLLSECNFPSICIHSGMNQEERLKRYKGFKEGQNRILVATDLVGRGIDIERVNIVINYDMPDSADTYLHRVGRAGRFGTKGLAITFVSSTSDSQVLNDVQERFEVDIQELPEQIDTATYMPS
- the LOC126783385 gene encoding DEAD-box ATP-dependent RNA helicase 15 isoform X2, coding for MDVICQAKSGMGKTAVFVLSTLQQIDPVAGQVSALILCHTRELAYQICHEFERFSTYLPDLKVAVFYGGVPIKNHKDLLKNECPHIVVGTPGRILALARDKDLSLKNVRHFILDECDKMLESLDMRRDVQEIFKMTPHDKQVMMFSATLSKEIRPVCKKFMQDPMEIYVDDEAKLTLHGLVQHYIKLTEAEKNRKLNDLLDALDFNQVVIFVKSVSRAAELNKLLSECNFPSICIHSGMNQEERLKRYKGFKEGQNRILVATDLVGRGIDIERVNIVINYDMPDSADTYLHRVGRAGRFGTKGLAITFVSSTSDSQVLNDVQERFEVDIQELPEQIDTATYMPS
- the LOC126784216 gene encoding probable polygalacturonase At2g43860, whose amino-acid sequence is MRMPPSVGSLGTHPDDKVEEVNVRNIVVYKSQNGARIKTFGGRSNGHIRAISFNNIILVQTRNPIIIDQHYYSDRHGSNGEIKVSDITFSGFRGTAASNEAIILKCSNLRCTNIVMDHVNISSMIPGMRTSSYCEFADGRSSFTTPDVPCLHKH